CGATCAAATCAGGATGGTCAAAACTTAAAATCACACTCTCGTCTACTACCGGTACTTTGATTGTTTGATGCTTCTCAAGTTCAGTGTAAAATCTCTCTTTCTGTTTATGCTTATTTGTGGAAATTCCAGACATTCCTAATAAGGCTAACTTTTGATTCATGAATGCTTGGTCAAAACTAAATGGCCAgaataagttttgaaatatgtttgtccGAGACAACTCTTCAAGCATAACGTGCAATGGTAATCGAGGGAAAAGTTCtgtgaattcatttttgtttagttGACTATTACGAAGGAGGGCAATACGCTGGCTCCAGTTCTTGAAATACACATCCTCCTGCTCTGGGAACCTAAGAGACAAAGAGTCTGCAATTGAAAACCACAGATGTCTGTACGGATCAAAATATTCCAGATTGTTTGATTCAATACTACTTGTTTTTAATTCGTTAAAAGACAGTTCTTCTTCCGGTTGCTCTACTAAAGACTGTTTCGTTAAATGACTTTTCTCGCCGTTGTAACGCATCGACTGAGGGGTGGTATAAACCATCAACTGTGGATATTCGAACGATCTATTCCTTAATTGCGAAGGGAGTTTTTTAACCCCATATATCATCATTTGTGATTCGTTATATACACTCTTTTGAGGGTGTTCGGCCTCTCTCCTCTGAAGTTTCAACGGGTTATTCCCAGTTTTATGTTTGTACATGATCATTTGTGGGTGTTCCGCCTCCCTCTTCTGAAGTTTCACCGGGTTATTGCCAGTTTTTCCTCCGTACATCATCATTTGTGGGTGTTCGGCCTCCCTCTTCTGAAGTTTCACCGGGTTATTCCCAGTTTTATGCTTGTACATCATCATTTGTGGGTGTTCGGCCTCCCTTCTCTGAAGTTTCACTGGGTTATTCCCAGTTTTACCTCCGTACATCATCATTTGTGGGTGTTCCGCCTCCCTCTTCCGAAATTTCACCGGGTTATTCCCAGTTTTACCTCCGTACAACATCATTTGTGGGTGGTCCACCTCCCTCCTCCGAAGTTTCACCGGGTTATTTCCAGTTTTATGCTTGTACATCATCATTTGTGGGTGTTCCACCTCCCTCTTCCGAAGTTTCACCGGGTTATTCCCAGTTTTATGCTTGTACATCATCATTTGTGGGTGTTCCGCCTCCCTCTTTTGAAGTTTCACCGGGTTATTCCCAGTTTTGTGCTTGTACATCATCATTTGTGGGTGTTCCACCTCCCTGTTCTGAAGTTTCACCGGGTTATTCCCAGTTTTATGCTTGTACATCATCATTTGTGGGTGTTCCGCCTCCCTCTTCTGAAGTTTCACCGGCTTATTCCCAGTTTTATGCTTGTACATCATCATTTGTGGGTGTTCGGCTTCCCTCTTCTGAAGTTTCACCGGGTTATTCCCAGTTTTATGCTTGTACATCATCATTTGTGGGTGTTCGGCCTCCCTCTTCTGAAGTTTCACCGGGTTATTCCCAGTTTTATGCTTGTACATCATCATTTGTGGGTGTTCCGCCTCCCTCTTCTGAAGTTTCACCGGATTATTCCCAGTTTTATGCTTGTACATCATCATTTGTGGGTGTTCCGCCTCCCTCTTCTGAAGTTTCACCGGGTTATTCCCAGTTTTATGCTTGTACATCATCATTTGTGGGTGTTCCGCCTCCCTCTTCTGAAGTTTCACCGGGTTATTCCCAGTTTTATGCTTGTACATCATCATTTGTGGGTGTTCCGCCTCCCTCTTCTGAAGTTTCACCGGGTTATTCCCAGTTTTATGCTTGTGCATCATCATTTGTGGGTGTTCCGCCTCCCTCTTCTGAAGTTTCACCGGGTTATTCCCAGTTTTATGCTTGTGCATCATCATTTGTGGGTGTTCCGCCTCCCTCTTCTGAAGTTTCACCGGGTTATTCCCAGTTTTATGCTTGTACATCATCATTTGTGGGTGTTCCGCCTCCCTCTTCTGAAGTTTCACCGGGTTATTCCCAGTTTTGTGCTTGTACATCATCATTTGTGGGTGTTCCGCCTCCCTCTTCTGATGTTTCACCGGGTTATTCCCAGTTTTGTGCTTGTACATCATCATTTGTGGGTGTTCCGCCTCCCTCTTCTGAAGTTTCACCGGGTTATTCCCAGTTTTGTGCTTGTACATCATCATTTGTGGATGTTCCGCCTCCCTCTTCTGAAGTTTCACCGGGTTATTCCCAGTTTTATGCTTGTACATCATCATTTGTGGGTGTTCCGCCTCCCTCTTCTGAAGTTTCACCGGGTTATTCCCAGTTTTATGCTTGTACATCATCATTTGTGGGTGTTCGGCCTCCCTCTTCTGAAGTTTCACCGGGTTATTCCCAGTTTTATGCTTGTACATCATCATTTGTGGGTGTTCGGCCTCCCTCTTCTGAAGTTTCACCGGGTTATTCCCAGTTTTATGCTTGTACATCATCATTTGTGGGTGTTCGGCCTCCCTCTTCTGAAGTTTCACCGGGTTATTCCCAGTTTTATGCTTGTACATCATCATTTGTGGGTGTTCGGCCTCCCTCTTCTGAAGTTTCACCGGCTTATTCCCAGTTTTATGCTTGTACATCATCATTTGTGGGTGTTCGGCCTCCCTTTTCTGAAGTTTCACCGGCTTATTCCCAGTTTTGTGCTTGTACATCATCATTTGTGGGTGGTCCGCCTCCCTCTTGTGAGGTTTTGCCGGAACATTAGTACCACCGCCATACATCATCATTTGTGGGTGTTCGGCCTCCCTCCTCTGAATTTTCACCGGGACATTAGTACCACCGCCATACATCATCATTTGTGGGTGTTCGGCCTCCCTCCTCTGAATTTTCACCGGGACATTAGTACCACCGCCATACATCATCATTTGTGGGTGTTCCGCCTCCCTCCTCTGAAGTTTCACAGGGACATTAGTACCACCGCCATACATCATCATTTGTAGGTGGTCCGCCTCCCTCTTCTGAAGTTTCACCGGGACATTAGTACCACCACCATACATCATCATTTGTGGTTGATCCCCCGCTCTCTGTTTTAGTTTTATTGCGACTTGCTCAATTGCTGGCAGTTGCTTGACATCCGGGCGGTGACTAAACAAGGAATTTCGGAACTCCCGgtctttgttgttttctatcGTTCTAAGCGATATGTATTTATCATGGTAGATGTTCCGAAGGTTCCACGAGAAATGGGATATTCTGTATTCATCCACATTTCGTTGAAGATGCTGAAGAAACGTGTGGCTATGCGTTCCTGAAAAATAAACGATATTGTTAACGTGttggttaaaacaaaaatccagTTGGCGAATAACAATCGAGATTATCTGAAATAGATTTTGATGCCAGTTACTGCTCAAACAATATACGGACTGTGGAAAAAAAGTTGCAACTcggcatattttaattaaaatatgctttatattaaacaattaaagttACCATTTTAGTCTACTTTATAAATCATTCATTTCCAAACTGTTCCCCAATACGTATATTGTGTGAAGTGTAACTATTATCAGGTAACTGGTTGTTCTTTAGGAACCTAATCACGAACGTCTGCGCTCTAATTTTGCACGAATTCGCAAGTTGTTActacttatttaatatttcctCTACACAACATATGCccgtttgttttaatgttggaaataaatagtatatattttatatctgtTAAAATGTGAATGTTACCTCAAAAATGACAAGAAAAAGTGAAcacaaaaactgtattttgaaCACGCGATAGGAAAATTAGAAGTCCTGggtcttaaataaaatattaaatgtttcctCTCCAACTACTTTCCCATTAAATACGGCTTGTCGAAAATGATTGCATTGCTTTAAGTGTGAcgattcttttttttctttttgttagaAACACCAGAGAACAAAAtcgttttattaaattattaaacgaCAGATAAACGGATATGATCAGAAAtgcaattttaatgaaaatgatatattaagtGTTAGGCCGGAACTGTTTCGAAATAGCCGCCATGCTATTTACAACCAATAGCAATTAGTTTTATCTACCACGTGCTTTTATATTCCAATTCCTGTCAAAACTATTATGACACCTTTTTAGcagatttattttctttataactGATTGGTATAGTCTTGAAACTTCCAGTATGTTCAGGATTAAATCACAGTTCAAGAGTTGAAACAAAGACTTCTTTAAGTCTATCACATTACGCAAATAGCTGTTTTTGAGtgagatatatacatatatactgcACGACCCACAACTAATCTTAGTTCGAGAGTTGAAAGAATGACTTTTTTAGGTCTTGTCAGCACATCACGAAGGGTATTTTATAGCTTTGAAATATTGGACAGAGTATATAGAGTAATAAGACATGAGAAATTACTCAGTTGCTAACGCTAAACATTTTACTACTTTACAGCCAAGCGAAGATCATAACCTTATTTCTTAAGTCAAAAAGGCACAAACCTTACCactgtatttgtaaaaaataatgattcgGACATAAATTTCTAGTTGCAACTGGCTTCTCGAACACatcttattaaacatatcactCATAGCGAACTATGCTGACAAAAGagataattttattcaaaattatgttcaacaaCCGTCAGAACGTAAACGTTGAATTGTTACAACTTTTGCTGCAATGATGACCAATTCTGTAAAATACCAAACGTAATGAAGTATCACTGTAATGTAGTGCTATATGGACAGCCGCATGGAGACAGAAACCTGGTTTGATCCTTGTTGCCGGcgaaacttgttttaatataaacttgtatttatttttactattttaatgaaatttagtTCATGTTTTTACCTATCACACAGATATGCATGTGTGCgtgtttttaaataagatatattgaatatttgaaaataccAGATGGATTcagatatattcaaatatattcaatatctGATATATTGAGCATTTGATAATACTATCAATTTTGCAGCTACTGTGCCTTTAAATAGTCgttgatttatataaagaaattaaGTAGAGTGAATCTTCATACATTGTAGGCAAGTGCACAgctattgtattatttaaagataGTGCACATTGTTGTTGAATCATTTCGATGCATAGAACATTTAAAATACGTCCTTTTGCGCTCTATACATAATTCGAATACTGTTACCAGGCGAGTCAAATACCCAATGTTGTTTTGTGAAGTTAGAGTCCGATAGAATTCACGTTTTAAAATGATggatatttcataaaatgtatttcattagGTCAAAACTCGACTCGTGTTATCTAATTAAAACcgaaattatataatttataaactcttcattgaatgtcaacaaatttgatatttttgtgcAAACAAGTTGgcgaacgtaacgtcatttcggaaatgacgtcgttgaatttgtgtcccagccctaTGCGCGCTGGCGTCTGATTAGgagcgggctaaaatttcaaaacagtgaaaacatatcaaaatgttattttactgtttgaaacattgagatatcatttttatttaattgataattctctataaaccaccggaaagcatatctatataaatgatattatttcttGATGGTAACGCCATTTATGATATACAATGCTGTTAGTATGACTTATACATTACATGGAGCTAAGACTCAAaaagcaaaaagaaaaaaagaagactCAAGAGTCAGATTCTGAGCGTCTATGTGGAACCcaccatttattatatataaaacccCAACATTATACGAAAGGATGCGAAACAGATGCTGCAATTCTTTCAGAGCACAGCTTTGAATAAGTATGTAATTTGAcgattgaattattatttttcttcatttaatagCAGAAGGAAACCATtccaaaaatattaatattacgGCAAAAAAATACATCCTTCATAATGCAAACTCACGTAATAAATCAttacaatttcttattttatacaGAAGCATGAACAATTAATTTACCTGCAAAAGCCAGGAAAATACAGAATAATACCAAAACATAGGTCCCGTTTGACCGACTCATATTGTCCGTTTGTGAAGTGCAACTATTTAGTCcctttatatacaaatatcagCCGGACGCCATTAGGTGATTTACCGTACTTTCTGTATTTCTCCgaaaaccaaaacaaacaaaaaaaacaaatgttagaggacataaacacaaacatacttGGAAAACAGGGACGTTTCGTTTCAATCTTTCTAACTCAATTAAAATTCTTGGTCAGTAAAGGTCTTAAACAGGATGTCACATCGAAGTCAGACTCTTTTTATGGCTATTTCGAAACAACTATAGGCGATACGTGGCACGAACATACACTAGCGGCTTGTATGTAAAAGGTAAACATGAATTTCGGTAAACGCATTTATTGACGTAAAGATAGTACaacaaattcataaaattaagtttattatttaagataGTTCATCCATAACTTATATATTGAGAATATTGTTGTATCTTAAAACACATTCGTACCTTCAATTCTGATATCGTTTAAAACGACTTAGCTAGCTGATAATTTGACTACTATATGACTGTATATCTGGCGGTCTCAATGTTTTATGCtgtcaaaaacataaacatgaacTACTCTAAACAAAAGAACAAAGATACAAATTAAGCtaacaagatacaagatacaaaatacaataatctTTTATTAAAGTCGGGTATAATGTTTATGCTTACAAGAAACATAAGCTCAAAGAGCTATTTTCCGGCATgaatatcaaacaaacataacatatcaaatcaTAACAAAGAGCaggtgacctggaaataaaaatttaaataggTACAATATCggaacaagtatttacaaaagctgtttctttataaattcatgcataaaattacaaaaagtaagatggatTAGTAATGCTTACGCGCATTGAACTGTGGGGTGGGATACCTTGACAATAGACACATCATCACCaaagttattattcattttgacagATCTATTCACACGCTTTACTGTTGTTTCGATATAATTGCATGATGTTTATGCCGTTTAAGCgacatattaaaatgtttcaattgcACGTTCACGTGAACTTATAAATCAAGCTGCGTAAATTATTCATAGAATAATTTATCTTGTCTCCACGCCGAAACAACCCCTATATGATTGAAGGGAGGTAATATCATATAGATTGAATATTACTGTATTGGGTTGTTGATTGTTACATTGAGGGGCCGTTAAACTATTCACCTGACTTGAACTTAACTTTGCTGAAATATGGAACTAAGAGCACGTTTTGATAATATCGATGTTTAAAGGTCTGCTTCAAACTCTGCAAAAACTATTAAGCGTCAAACAATTATGTATATAACTTTACAAAGCAAAATTACTCACTAAAActtgaatttacaaaacaaaaagtatttcATCATGATCAAAAGTAGGAAAATGTAACATCAACTGTAACGTACTACTTACTCTACTTAAAATGAGAACACAACACAACTTCTTCAAACAATTAAGTCAACTTAGCTTGATTTTGATAAGGGACTTAAGCTTATTCGAGAATTAACGACCAGTCTGTATCTACTTAATTGACTATAAGATTCAAATAATGCTTTCGAAAACAACGAATTAATACTGGTGCCAAGTGTTTGATGCACTAAATAATCGTGATCAAATCCGACAGGTGATATTCAAACCAAGTACAACTACCATAGTCAGTGCACGATCATTAACCTGCAAATAAAAAGCACTATCTATAGCCTGTAAATCAAGGGCACCATCTATAACCTATAAATTATTACACGATCTTTAACCTGTAAATCTAGTGCACGATCTATAGCCTGTGCATCAAGTGCACCTTCTATAGCCTGTAAATCTAGTGCACGATCTATAGCCTGTACATCAAGTGTACGATCTATAGCCTGTAAATCAAGTGCACGATATAATGCTGTAAATCAAGCGAACGACCTATAATCTGTAAATCAAGTGCACGATCTATAGCCTGTAAATCAAGTGCACCTTCTATAACCTGTAAATCTAGTGCACGATCTATAGCCTGTACATCAAGTGTACGATCTATAGCCTGTAAATCAAGTGCACGATATAATGCTGTAAATCAAGCGAACGACCTATAATCTGTAAATCAAGTGCACGATCTATAGCCTGTAAATCAAGTGCACGATATAATCAAACGAAAGACATATAACCTGTAAATCAAGGGCACCATCTATAACCTGTAAATCAAGCGCACGATCTAAAACCTGTAAATCAAGTGCACGATCTTTAGAGTGTAATTCAGTGCAAAATCTATAACCTGTAAATCAAATGCACAATCTATAGCCTGTAAATCAAGTGCACCATCTATAACCTATAAATTAGTACACAATCTATAACCTGTAAATCAAATGCACGATCTATAGCCAGTAAATCAAGGGCACCATCTTTAACATGTAAATCAAGGGCACCATCTATAAACTGTAAATCAAGGGTACCATCAATAACATGTAAATCAAGAGAACCATCTATAACCTATAAATCAAGAGCACCATCTTTAACCTGTAAATCAATGGCACCATCAATTACCTGTAAATCAAGGGCACGATCTTTAACCTGTAAATCAAGTGCACGATCTTTAGCCTGTAATTCAGAACAAAATCTATAACCTGTAAATCAATTGCACGATCTATAGCCTGTAAATCAAGTGTACCATCTATAACCTATAAATCAGTACACAATCTATAACTTGTAAATCAAATGCAAGATCTATAACCTGTAAATCAAGGGCACCATCTTTAACATGTAAATCAAGGGCACCATCTATAAACTGTAAATCAAGGGTACCATCAATAACATGTAAATCAAGAGAACCATCTTTAACCTATAAATCAAGAGCACCATCTTTAACCTGTAAATCAAGGGCACCATTTTTAAGATTAGTAAATCAAGGGCACATCTATAACCTGTAAATCAAGGGCACATCTATAACCTGTAAATCAAGGGCACATCTATAACCTGTAAATCAAGGGCACATCTATAACCTGTAAATCAAGGGCACATCTATAACCTGTAAATCAAGGGCACATCTATAACCTGTAAATCAAGGGCACCATCTATAACCTGTAAATCAAGGGCACCATCTATAACCTGTAAATCAAGGGCACATCTATAACCTGTAAATCAAGGGCACATCTATAACCTGTAAATCAAGGGCACATCTATAACCTGTAAATCAAGGGCACATCTATAACCTGTAAATCAAGGGCACATCTATAACCTGTAAATCAAGGGCACATCTATAACCTGTAAATCAAGGGCACCATCTATAACCTGTAAATCAAGGGCACCATCTATAAACTGTAAATCAAGGGCACCATCTATAACCTGTAAATCAAGGGCACCATCTTTAACATGTAAATCAAGGGCACCATCTATAAACTGTAAATCAAGGGTACCATCAATAACATGTAAATCAAGAGAACCATCTTTAACCTATAAATCAAGAGCACCATCTTTAACCTGTAAATCAAGGGCACCATCTTTAAGATTAGTAAATCAAGGGCACCATTTTTAAGATTAGTAAATCAAGGGCACATCTATAACCTGTAAATCAAGGGCACATCTATAACCTGTAAATCAAGGGCACCATCTATAACCTGTAAATCAAGGGCACATCTATAACCTGTAAATCAAGGGCACCATCTATAACCTGTAAATCAAGGGCACATCTATAACCTGTAAATCAAGGGCACCATCTATAACCTGTAAATCAAGGGCACCATCTATAACCTGTAAATCAAGGGCACCATCTATAAACTGTAAATCAAGGGTACCATCAATAACATGTACATCAAGGGTACCATCTATAACCTATAAATCAAGGGCACCATCTTTAACCTGTAAATCAACGGCACCATCAATAACCTGTAGATCAAGGGCACCATCTATAACCTGTAAATCAGTACACGATCTATAGCCTTCAAATCGCCTGCATCCGTTAGTATTCTGCCGTATTTTTACGTACTTCCATGATTCAACTACGGAAGATCTGGGTTCCTTACCCCGTTAAGCATAAATGCATTTACAGTTTGCATTGTTGTAGCATCAACTGACAAATTAAATCGTTGCTGTTCCGATAAAAGGACTGAAAACTTACTGTTTGAGACCGTTTTCGGTAGTTATACAAAATTGCCTGTGTCTTCGTTACTAATGCATTTTTACTGTTTGACTTATGGGTTAAGTTTATCTATTAGATTGCGGagacgattttttttcttttatgtatgatttacatgtatgttggaTAATAGAATTCGTCTCCATGTTTCAAACTTATCTTCTTGATACATCATTACTTATTGAAATTGGTTATCTGATTAGTGGTTTGATGACCTACCTGGGCGTGTGCGACTTTGGTTTGTGaccaccaagccggacaagtgggatTTCTACTGATACCCCCGTTTCATcgacaatacaatataaatatgaaaaacaacagaaacaattCGAGTAGTCGAAAGCTTATCTTCGAACAACCGTGTTTATGAGAGTGTCTAAGCATAGGTTAATAAACTTTCTTGCTTAATCTCACCAACGCGTTTTATCTCTACAAGagtgaaagtggtctagtggtcaAGGTTACCGTTTCTTATCCAACAGTTTGATCCCGGGCCACCAGGGTGAAAGTGATGTACTGCTAAAGATGACCTACACCCACCCAAATGTTATATCCTTACAAGGGTGTGAGTGGTCAAGCGGCATGATGCAGGAACCATGAAAACAGTTATGTGCACCAGGGTTATGCATTTCTCACTTCTTTCAAACTAATAAGGCAATTGCGGAGCAGCTGCATTTGACATCGCTAGCATAATGTATGCAACCCGTATGACACGAATACCAATGTTTGTAACAAAAATTACGACCTATTATCAGCTGTTCCCTTACACGTTTTTAGTATACCGAGAACGTATTACGTAGATAATATACACCCGTATATGGTTATGGTGACATTTAGAGTAGCACGAGAGGTCATTGTAAGTCTAACTGTTCAGCTGTAAAGTCACCtttctgtttaatatttatattaaagctTGTACTATGTTTGGTCACAActacaaatatttgaatctaGTCTTGTTTTTTTGCGATATACTCCGTTTAAAACACATACAGATTGTTAATTGTGACATGCCACGGAACAAAACCCAGGCATGCATTTGCCGATATCTTATGCGAGTTATTTGGTTGACCGGGTAAGTTTTCATCCTGTAGTATTTTCTGCTGAATAACTACCGCATGCATTTCATTCTAGAATTTTTGTTAAACCTCAGCCTTATGAAAGTTGAAATtccttatttaattttcatGTCAGCTCCAAACAACGTTTCTTCTCAAATTCATACCGCATGAAACAAAAATGCTATCCGGGTTGAGCTGGTATTAAGATCTTACGGTGCTTTCTTATTTCAGATATACATGGGGATTAATATCAGTATttgaataacatgttttaacgGACTTCGTTAAATATGGTGTCCTAAAACCTATTTTTGAGGTTTCTTCTTTAAAATAGCCAACCATGATCTTATTGGTGCAACTTATTATTAATGGAAAGTAACGGTTACGCTCATCCGTGGGTACAATACACTGCAGGCTACAgacaacatgtacactgcaTACTGAAAACATGTACACTGCAGGCTACAGACACCATGTACACTGCAGCGACTGACAAATGTACATTGCAGGCCAATGACAATATGTACACTGCAGCCTACAgacaacatgtacactgcagcTACTGACAACAAGTACACTGCAGGTCactgacaacatgtacactgcaggCCAAAGACAACATGTTCACCGCACGCCACTGACAACATGTATACTGCAGGCTACAGACAACATGTACACTCCAGGCTactgacaacatgtacactgcaggCTACAGAAAACATGTACACTGCCGGCTactgacaacatgtacactgcaggctacagacaacatgtacactgcagctactgacaacatgtacactgcaggATATTGACACCATCTACACTGCGGGCTACAGACAACATGTACACTACAGGCTactgacaacatgtacactgcaggCTACAGACAACACGTACACTAAGGGCTACAGACAGCATGTACACTGCCGGTTACTGAGAACATGTACACTGCAGGCTTCAGGCAATGTACACTGCAGTGACTGACAGCATGTACACTGCAGTCCAATGGCAATATGTACACTGCAGCCTACAgacaacatgtacactgcagcTACTGACAACAAGTACACTGCAGGCCactgacaacatgtacactgcaggCCAAAGACAACATGTTCACCGCACGCCACTGACAACATGTATACTGCAGGCTACTGACACCATGTACACTGCAGGCTACTGACAACATGTACAATGCAGGCTACAGACAACATGTACACTTCAGGCTactgacaacatgtacactgcaggctacagacaacatgtacactgcagctactgacaacatgtacactgcaggATACTGACACCATGTACACTGCGGGCTACAGACAACATGTACACTACAGGCTactgacaacatgtacactgcaggCTACAGACAACACGTACACTAAGGGCTACAGACAGCATGTACACTACAGGCTactgacaacatgtacactgcaggCTTCAGACAATGTACACTGCAGCTTCTGACGACATGTACACTGCAGGCTACAGACAACATGTACACTGCCGGCTactgacaacatgtacactgcCGCCGGCTACTGACAGCATGTACACTGCAGCTGATGACAACATGTACAATGCCGGCTactgacaacatgtacactgcagcTACTGACAACAAGTACACGTTTCTTACTGTTTAGTTATACAACATGAAGCCAATGTTACAGTACTTGAATTTATTACAGACCACCAAGCTACACATTATGTTGTTCGACCAACGCTCACATTTCATTGGTGACAACATTGTGTATCTAGAAACCGGAATGTCCATCTTTCTCTTCCGCTTTTTGTGTCCAGACTAATCTCAGTAATCACTTGacagattttaatgaaacttcatttgAAGCTTCATTGTCAATAAGagattattattatcattatcatattattCGTGATATTTCACAGAAAAATGCCTCTTTCCATTTCTAACTTTTGCCTTGATTTAAAAACAAGGTCTCTAGGTCAAATCTACATGCAATAGGAAATACTATCCCATGtgacaaataaaacagtttaccAAATTATCATATTCGGAATAATTGATTGCTTGATAGCTTTAATAATTGTGAATAGTTGGGTCACCTCTTGTCAAAACCTTTATCACTGGTTCTCATATTAGATAAAAGATCATATTTCccacaaattaaatttaatcaaattatcATGAAATTTGTCTAGAGTATTCatctgttaaaacatttataccagGCATTGAAACATCAATTCGACCACTTGCATT
Above is a genomic segment from Mya arenaria isolate MELC-2E11 chromosome 2, ASM2691426v1 containing:
- the LOC128218785 gene encoding uncharacterized protein LOC128218785, whose protein sequence is MSRSNGTYVLVLFCIFLAFAGTHSHTFLQHLQRNVDEYRISHFSWNLRNIYHDKYISLRTIENNKDREFRNSLFSHRPDVKQLPAIEQVAIKLKQRAGDQPQMMMYGGGTNVPVKLQKREADHLQMMMYGGGTNVPVKLQRREAEHPQMMMYGGGTNVPVKIQRREAEHPQMMMYGGGTNVPVKIQRREAEHPQMMMYGGGTNVPAKPHKREADHPQMMMYKHKTGNKPVKLQKREAEHPQMMMYKHKTGNKPVKLQKREAEHPQMMMYKHKTGNNPVKLQKREAEHPQMMMYKHKTGNNPVKLQKREAEHPQMMMYKHKTGNNPVKLQKREAEHPQMMMYKHKTGNNPVKLQKREAEHPQMMMYKHKTGNNPVKLQKREAEHPQMMMYKHKTGNNPVKLQKREAEHPQMMMYKHKTGNNPVKHQKREAEHPQMMMYKHKTGNNPVKLQKREAEHPQMMMYKHKTGNNPVKLQKREAEHPQMMMHKHKTGNNPVKLQKREAEHPQMMMHKHKTGNNPVKLQKREAEHPQMMMYKHKTGNNPVKLQKREAEHPQMMMYKHKTGNNPVKLQKREAEHPQMMMYKHKTGNNPVKLQKREAEHPQMMMYKHKTGNNPVKLQKREAEHPQMMMYKHKTGNNPVKLQKREAEHPQMMMYKHKTGNKPVKLQKREAEHPQMMMYKHKTGNNPVKLQNREVEHPQMMMYKHKTGNNPVKLQKREAEHPQMMMYKHKTGNNPVKLRKREVEHPQMMMYKHKTGNNPVKLRRREVDHPQMMLYGGKTGNNPVKFRKREAEHPQMMMYGGKTGNNPVKLQRREAEHPQMMMYKHKTGNNPVKLQKREAEHPQMMMYGGKTGNNPVKLQKREAEHPQMIMYKHKTGNNPLKLQRREAEHPQKSVYNESQMMIYGVKKLPSQLRNRSFEYPQLMVYTTPQSMRYNGEKSHLTKQSLVEQPEEELSFNELKTSSIESNNLEYFDPYRHLWFSIADSLSLRFPEQEDVYFKNWSQRIALLRNSQLNKNEFTELFPRLPLHVMLEELSRTNIFQNLFWPFSFDQAFMNQKLALLGMSGISTNKHKQKERFYTELEKHQTIKVPVVDESVILSFDHPDLIEGLNRSGLLEMSREYVDAGNHLYTLEEQEFITAKVQAAMEMINSTNPELYRAIHQVIGCIAFYKAEQSGFAGGTISSALGVIWQDPRAYREQSVAHYAEQIVHEFIHSSLFLADMVHRTYIDRSLLSQAKVYSPVREELRDFDKTFHASYVTTGITIFQSRAGNLEKAKTYAGTLRAAVDGLIAIQNEDGVLTGSGEAMLQSMDDMLTLIRIE